The Hugenholtzia roseola DSM 9546 genome contains a region encoding:
- the prmC gene encoding peptide chain release factor N(5)-glutamine methyltransferase, producing MSPLSNFSAFAPTFQTAKALHLAIVAHLTPVYEPREAENIAYWLLEKMYALKRWDIWEKITFSEAQNQWLTQAVLRLQAGEPLQYILGTADFYGLKLKVSPAVLIPRPETEELLDLILEKEKTAQPLRILDIGTGSGAIAIALAKNLPTAEVWAIDVSQAALQVARQNAQEVGAKVYFQLANILTAQAKDFPTFDVMVSNPPYIPENEREQMPLSVTEHEPALALFVPKGQPLLFYEKIAQFDALAKGGRLYFEVHERHAQGVFDALVERAFSDCHIQMDMQEKPRIVWGRKK from the coding sequence ATGTCCCCTCTTTCCAACTTTTCTGCCTTTGCGCCTACCTTCCAAACTGCCAAAGCACTGCATTTGGCTATCGTAGCGCACCTAACGCCTGTATATGAGCCACGTGAGGCTGAAAATATCGCCTATTGGTTGCTCGAAAAAATGTACGCGCTCAAAAGATGGGACATTTGGGAAAAAATTACCTTTTCGGAGGCGCAAAATCAGTGGCTTACGCAAGCCGTTTTGCGCCTACAAGCAGGAGAGCCTTTGCAGTACATCTTAGGCACTGCCGATTTTTACGGTCTGAAATTGAAGGTTTCGCCTGCGGTGCTTATTCCGCGCCCCGAAACGGAGGAATTGCTCGATTTGATTTTAGAGAAGGAAAAAACAGCACAGCCTTTGCGCATCTTAGACATCGGAACGGGTAGTGGTGCGATTGCGATAGCCTTAGCGAAAAACCTGCCCACTGCGGAAGTTTGGGCAATAGATGTTTCACAAGCCGCCTTGCAGGTGGCACGCCAAAATGCGCAAGAAGTAGGGGCTAAGGTCTATTTCCAACTTGCCAATATCCTAACTGCCCAAGCCAAAGATTTTCCTACTTTTGATGTGATGGTCAGCAATCCGCCCTATATTCCCGAAAATGAGCGCGAGCAGATGCCACTTTCCGTAACCGAGCATGAGCCTGCCCTTGCGCTATTTGTACCCAAAGGGCAACCCTTACTTTTTTATGAAAAAATTGCGCAATTTGATGCCCTTGCCAAAGGGGGAAGGCTTTATTTTGAAGTCCATGAAAGGCATGCGCAAGGGGTCTTTGATGCCTTAGTGGAACGCGCCTTTTCCGATTGTCATATTCAAATGGATATGCAGGAAAAGCCGCGCATTGTTTGGGGACGAAAAAAATAA